In Rhodamnia argentea isolate NSW1041297 chromosome 1, ASM2092103v1, whole genome shotgun sequence, the genomic window CAATTTTTGAGTCGTCCTTAGGATTTTCACAGAAAATATAGAAGATGATGGGATTAAGTGAAAGAAAGGCTCCAGTGGATTGAAGTGTGCTGTGCCTTAGGAACTACACAATGAGGTTGTCCTAGGCTGGGAACTTGGGTTCCTCTGTTCATAAGTTTTGGATGCAGAAAATTACGTGGTTATTGTTTGCAGTGATCATGTCTGTGGTATTGATGGAAGGAATACGTGCATTAGCTCTTGGTTTACCTTTGGTATAAAATGTAGAAATATGCTAGTTAGTGCAATTTATGGTTCGTGCAGTGAAGTGATAGGTTATAAAGACTGTTTTTTAGTTAGTGGGTGGCGGGTTGGAGGCCAGGAGTCTGGGTCACCATACTAACCGTACTTCGGTCCTGATATCCATTAAGCTTTTGCATGAGGATGGTTTTCTGATAACATGCCCGGGCAGGGATTTTGGCCTTTACCGGGTGGCTGATGCAAGCAGATGCAAGAGGTTGCTGGAGAACGGGGAGGTTACCTTCATGGACGAGGAGGTAGGCATAGTCGCAGACAAACTTTCCCTGCGGTGCACCCAGCGAAGTGATGGGAAAGCTTTCTCCTGGGTTTTTTTGCAGTTTtatatctttcctttttctttctacctTTAGTTCCTAGAACTTTGTCTGGGTTTGATTGTGCAGCTCTGGACAGTGATGATCTGCTATATCTCAAGGAACAAATGGAAGCTGAAGAGGATGCAGAACGCCTCCTACGCCGCACTGAAAAACGAGCATTTGCTGCGTTTAAAATATCCTTCAatgtttgttcttgtttttggcGAAAATTCGATGCATTAATGTTCGAGCATTTAGATTGGCGAGGTTAATAATGTGAAGATGATGCTTATTTTAGGTTTTCATTGCATTTGAAGGAGTGTACTTCACTGTCGATATCGGCTAACAAGATTAGTATAGGTTTATACTAATATGGTAATTGTGCAATGAAAATTTCCTTACTTGTGCTGTTTGGGGTTGGGCATTGTATGAGGCCTTCATGGGATATTGTGCACGATTCTACCTAGGTGTTCTGGGGTTTTTGTGTTTTGGCTCTTCTTTGGCAGCAGTTCATTTTAGTTAATATCAAGACAATCTAGCAGTGTGATCTCAGTTTCTTGTTATTGTTACAAAGTTGTATCTGCTTGAACAAAGTATATGTATTGGATTAATTGTTTCTTCTGGCatgtggattgtaattttttattaggaTCTCTTTATTGTATATAATGATTAAGTTGCAATCTAAGTCCCCTTGACTGGGAGAACAGAGAGCTGATGGTCAGCTTTGTTGTTGTTAGAAACCTTGATTGGGATAGTTTTTCGACATCGACACACAAATTCTTGGCTTTAAAATGTCTCAAAATGCTTCTGTCATTGTGCATGTAGATGTAGAGGTCATTAAAAGAGGTAAAAAGGAATCCCTATCACAGTGCTTTCATCTGAGTCTTCTCCTTAATTGAAGGATACAGAGCTGCGAGTGTAGCAGATTCATCTCCTGCATCCGTGCCTTTGCCTCTTCGTGTTGAGCCAAAGCCAAAGAGTGGGATCAGGTATTGTCTCTTTTCAGTGCATGTGCAAGGTTAGAATTTTTgggtttcttcctcttcttaaCAGTTTTCAATATCAATCTAACGCAGGCAGCAAGATCTCCTCAAGAAAGTTGTGGAAATCAAGCCCAAGCGGCAAAAAGTTTCTAGCCCGCCAAATGTGAATCGGGCAGCCACCATATCCAATGATCATGTAACTTCTGAATCGAAGGTTGACCATTTGAAGGAGGAGCCCACGCCAACAAAAGCAGAGGATAAAACTCAATCGTTAAATCCTGTTAAAGGCTTGCTGGGCATAGCATATGAAAGTGATGATGAGGAATGATTGAAGAATGATGAGTGGATGCACGTGTGCGGTTCTGCATGCTAAGTTTTGATGTTTATTTGAAGTAGGAAACGTAGTATAAGACATCGAATCTGGCGTAAGTGTATCTTTTGGCACCAATTTATGACCTGGCATTGCAAGCCTACCAAATTTGCGCCTCGATTTGGTGACGTTCTCTCTTTCCATTTAATCACCGAGAATGATTCTGATTTGGTTCATGGCCTATTAAAATGAAAGGTGCTTCGGTGCCCATCACTCCAGCAATGGCACCGAAGACCATAATTCAGGTAATCggatatttactttttttatggGCGCTTTTGAGCTTTCAGAACCAACCTTCAAATGGCCAAGCCCCTTTCCCTGCCCTCGTGCTCACGATTATTAGAAGTGGACGATAAAGTGGTCGTTTTTTTTCATCGAGACCTAGTTTCAGCAAGAAAGTATTTCGATTGCGAAGGATTCAATCCAGCCAAATATCTTAAAAGAGTATCGCTGGACTGTTTTGTGACGGATTTATTGTAGAAAACTTGGAATTGACAGTCGGGCATTGCGTCAACATTCTTCACGATGAGTTGACCAGGATTTGGTTAAAGTCCAACTTACTCTGGTATTCAATAATAACTTTTGCATATACGGACCCAAGTCTAAGCAAGTTTCTCACGAGAATGAGACGATGTCCTTCCAAGAAGCTCATGATCCAGACTATGTAACTTCCGAGAGAATTTGTTCGGCGATTTGGTTATTAACAAACAGGATCCCAGAAGAGATGAATCTCTGCTTTAGCTACATGAATTCAGATCGTGGCTCAAAGAGAAACGTGCGTGTCAATGCAAGAATACTAGGCTTGATGTTCAAGTGAAAGTCTTATTCCAATACAATAACACATGCATCAACTGGTACACAAGTCACTGCAATCTAACTCAGTGtgtccttctcctcctcctcctcctccttttacCCTATCACAAAGTTCTGAACCTCTCAACACTATTATTCCACTAGCAACCGTACATGTATTCCTTTTCCATGGCCCAAATCTCTACCGGCGGCAGACTACTCCCCGTCCATTGCTGAACTTGCTGGTGCACTCCATTGCGCTTGCCGTCTCCAATGCCAACGGCTTCACCTCCGCGGACGATGCTGTCTCTGGGTCGAAGATGCAGTACTGACAGTCCGCGGACGAGAGAGAGGACGTCCTGTACTTGTTCTCACCTCCCATGATCGGCATCGCGACTCCTCTCTTCACTGGGTTCTGGAAATCGGGCCTGTAGGTCTGCCCCAACACGCCCTCCACCCGCTCTGAGAGGTCGAAGAACCTGAACTGCACCTCCAAGTGCGCGAAGCAGTCGTCAGCGGGGATCTGATAGTTGTGGATCCTGTCGTCTTCCTTGGTGATCGGCACTACGCTCGCAGAAATTTCCAGGACGCCAGGAAGAGTCATGGTGATCGCATTCTGGTTAGCTGTCCGCTCCACGGAGAGAGGGCTATCCGGAGCCGACCAGCTCGAGAGGTGACCGTCGGTGATGTGGACCAGCTGGTCGTCGTAGGTGAAAGCGAGCTGGTCAACTTTGTTGTCCCAGTGGGCAACCTTTTTGGCGGAGAGAGTGAAGGTGTGGCGGTTGAACCTGAGGCCTAGGGCTTGGATCCACGTGTTGTCGCGCTTCCTTCCCTCTGGGCGGCGACCAATGAACCGGGCATTGATTTGGAGGTTCTGGTCAGAGACGAGAGCGAAGTGGCGGTTGGTCTCTCCATGGAAGTAGAAGACTATACCGTCGCCTCCAATGAATCTGGGGTCGCCGCAAGCGGAGCCTACTCCATTGCAGTTGGCCGTGCGGTCTGCAATTAAAACACCAGCAATGGTTGAAATGGTTTAATCATGTTGCATTACTAGATAGTACACTAGTATCTTTGAGATTAGTATAATTGCCATTACTCAAGAAATTGGATCTCTGACAGCATATAACTGCATGAATTTTTCAATGCTATGAATGGGACTAGCACATATATCTTCTCTGCATGGAAATGCATGAACAAgagggacagagagagacaTACTCTTGCAAGTAGCTTCACATTTGGGGGTGTTGCAGTCAATAACACAGGCCTTGGCAGTTGGGTCAGCAGGCTTGAAGGATGGGCACTGCTGAGGGCAGGTGATGTTGTGCCCGAAGCACTTCGTGAACCGGTCATTGCACAGGACCGACTGGGGCGGGAACACCTTCCCGGCCACGGCGGAG contains:
- the LOC115757253 gene encoding uncharacterized protein LOC115757253 is translated as MAGREVREYTNLSDPKDKKWGKGKDKIDDEDITFQRMVAKMQEVAGERGGYLHGRGALDSDDLLYLKEQMEAEEDAERLLRRTEKRAFAAFKRAASVADSSPASVPLPLRVEPKPKSGIRQQDLLKKVVEIKPKRQKVSSPPNVNRAATISNDHVTSESKVDHLKEEPTPTKAEDKTQSLNPVKGLLGIAYESDDEE
- the LOC115757251 gene encoding uncharacterized protein LOC115757251, with product MEAHSAALLMTLLLLLSSIALSNADLYGNPSPPPPPAGLAPPPPSAVAGKVFPPQSVLCNDRFTKCFGHNITCPQQCPSFKPADPTAKACVIDCNTPKCEATCKNRTANCNGVGSACGDPRFIGGDGIVFYFHGETNRHFALVSDQNLQINARFIGRRPEGRKRDNTWIQALGLRFNRHTFTLSAKKVAHWDNKVDQLAFTYDDQLVHITDGHLSSWSAPDSPLSVERTANQNAITMTLPGVLEISASVVPITKEDDRIHNYQIPADDCFAHLEVQFRFFDLSERVEGVLGQTYRPDFQNPVKRGVAMPIMGGENKYRTSSLSSADCQYCIFDPETASSAEVKPLALETASAMECTSKFSNGRGVVCRR